A genomic stretch from Oleomonas cavernae includes:
- a CDS encoding HD domain-containing protein has translation MVPVENLALLEEILDTWRGQIGGDFTAYRNHVYRMANFCFALRDCNGEDRDKIAIAGAFHDIGIWSDGTFDYLPPSVRRARDYLQATGREAWAAEIELMVDMHHKLKAYADDRYPLVEVFRKADLVDVSLGLVTFGVPRRFIREVKRAFPNTGFHKRLVQLTGGWLAKHPISPPPFFKW, from the coding sequence ATGGTACCAGTGGAGAACTTGGCCCTGCTCGAGGAAATCCTCGACACTTGGCGCGGCCAGATCGGCGGCGACTTCACGGCCTATCGCAATCACGTCTACCGCATGGCGAATTTCTGCTTCGCCCTGCGCGACTGTAATGGGGAAGATCGCGACAAGATCGCGATCGCCGGCGCGTTCCACGACATCGGCATCTGGTCGGACGGCACCTTCGACTATCTGCCGCCGTCGGTCCGCCGCGCCCGCGACTATCTGCAGGCGACCGGGCGCGAGGCCTGGGCCGCCGAGATCGAGCTGATGGTCGACATGCACCACAAGCTCAAGGCCTATGCGGACGACCGCTATCCCCTGGTCGAGGTCTTCCGCAAGGCGGACCTGGTCGACGTGTCGCTGGGGCTGGTCACCTTCGGCGTGCCGCGCCGCTTCATCCGCGAGGTGAAGCGCGCCTTTCCCAACACCGGCTTCCACAAGCGCCTGGTGCAGCTCACCGGCGGCTGGCTGGCCAAGCATCCGATCAGCCCGCCACCGTTCTTCAAGTGGTGA
- a CDS encoding NAD kinase, with translation MARERITFIASDAKEAQAALRRLRDRYGEAGDNADVIVALGGDGLMLHCLHQMMGGTFADLRLPIYGMNQGTLGFLMNPYAEDDLLVRLAVAESSVLHPLRMRAHGRNGRISEALAINEVSLFRETHQAARIRIFVDGRMRLDSLTCDGILLSTPAGSTAYNLSAHGPILPLNTGVLALTPISAFRPRRWRGALLQQEAQVRLEVLEADKRPVSAVADNKEVRNIIEVEISEDREIDLQLLFDPGGALGERILTEQFAP, from the coding sequence ATGGCTCGCGAACGCATCACCTTCATCGCGTCGGACGCGAAGGAAGCCCAGGCGGCGCTGCGGCGCCTGCGCGACCGCTATGGCGAGGCGGGCGACAATGCCGACGTGATCGTGGCCCTGGGCGGCGACGGCCTGATGCTGCATTGCCTGCACCAGATGATGGGCGGCACCTTCGCCGACCTGCGCCTGCCGATCTACGGCATGAACCAGGGCACCCTGGGGTTCCTGATGAACCCTTACGCCGAGGACGACCTGCTGGTGCGCCTCGCGGTCGCCGAATCCTCCGTGCTGCACCCTTTGCGCATGCGCGCGCACGGCCGCAACGGCCGGATCAGCGAGGCCCTGGCGATCAACGAGGTCTCGCTGTTCCGCGAGACCCACCAGGCGGCCCGCATCCGCATCTTCGTCGACGGCCGCATGCGCCTCGATTCGCTCACCTGCGACGGCATCCTGCTCTCCACCCCGGCCGGCAGCACCGCCTACAACCTCTCGGCCCACGGCCCGATCCTGCCGCTCAATACCGGCGTCCTGGCGCTCACCCCGATCAGCGCCTTCCGCCCCCGGCGCTGGCGCGGCGCCCTGCTGCAGCAGGAGGCGCAGGTGCGCCTGGAAGTGCTGGAAGCCGACAAGCGCCCGGTCTCGGCGGTCGCCGACAACAAGGAAGTGCGCAACATCATCGAGGTCGAGATCAGTGAAGACCGCGAGATCGACCTGCAACTCCTGTTCGACCCCGGCGGCGCGCTGGGCGAACGCATCCTGACGGAACAGTTCGCGCCGTAG
- the glpK gene encoding glycerol kinase GlpK: MGGRHLLAIDQGTTSTRAILFGEDGSPRFEARRELRQIYPAQGWVEHDGEEIWTATLEVAREVLGASGISAREVAAIGITNQRETTCVWERRTGRLLHHAIVWQDRRTAETCARLRAAGAEAMVAAKTGLLIDPYFSGTKLAWILDHVPEARHLAARGELAFGTIDSFLLWRLTGGRVHATDATNAARTLLFDINTQKWDQGLLDLIDVPANVLPEVRDCAGDFGETEPGLFGAAIAIRGIAGDQQSAAIGQACFAPGSIKATYGTGCFVLVNTGDAPIASHHRLLSTVALRQAGRPSFALEGSIFVAGAAVQWLRDGLRLFKGAAETEALARAARPDSAVYMVPAFTGLGAPHWNPDARGAILGLTRDTGIAEIVRATLEAIAFQTRDLIEAIGNDLAEQGRPRPASLRVDGGMVVNDWAMQFLADMLGIPVERPKVTETTALGAAFLAGLGAGIYKSTDDLARTWALDRRFEPRMSAPERADRWAGWQQAVARVVSRP, encoded by the coding sequence ATGGGCGGCCGGCATCTTCTGGCGATCGATCAGGGCACGACATCGACCAGGGCGATCCTGTTCGGCGAGGATGGCAGCCCGCGTTTCGAGGCCCGCCGGGAATTGCGCCAGATCTACCCGGCGCAGGGCTGGGTCGAGCATGACGGCGAGGAAATCTGGACCGCCACCCTGGAGGTGGCGCGCGAGGTGCTGGGCGCCAGCGGCATTTCCGCCCGCGAAGTGGCCGCCATCGGCATCACCAACCAGCGCGAGACCACGTGCGTGTGGGAACGGCGCACCGGCCGCCTGTTGCACCACGCCATCGTCTGGCAGGACCGGCGCACGGCCGAGACCTGCGCCCGCCTGCGGGCCGCGGGGGCGGAGGCGATGGTTGCGGCCAAGACCGGCCTGCTCATCGATCCTTATTTCTCCGGCACCAAGCTCGCCTGGATCCTCGACCATGTGCCCGAGGCGCGGCATCTGGCGGCGCGGGGGGAGCTGGCCTTCGGCACCATCGACAGCTTCCTACTGTGGCGCCTGACCGGCGGCCGGGTCCACGCGACCGACGCGACCAATGCCGCCCGCACCCTGCTGTTCGACATCAACACCCAGAAATGGGACCAGGGCCTGCTGGACCTGATCGACGTGCCGGCCAATGTCCTGCCGGAAGTGCGCGATTGCGCCGGGGATTTCGGCGAGACGGAACCCGGCCTGTTCGGCGCGGCGATTGCCATCCGCGGCATTGCCGGCGACCAGCAGTCGGCCGCGATCGGCCAGGCCTGCTTCGCGCCCGGCTCGATCAAGGCGACCTACGGCACCGGCTGTTTCGTCCTGGTGAATACCGGTGATGCACCCATCGCTTCGCATCACCGCCTGCTCTCGACCGTGGCCCTGCGGCAGGCGGGGCGGCCGAGCTTCGCCCTGGAAGGCTCGATCTTCGTGGCCGGGGCGGCGGTGCAGTGGCTGCGCGACGGCCTGCGCCTGTTCAAGGGCGCGGCCGAGACCGAGGCGCTGGCAAGGGCGGCCCGGCCCGATTCCGCCGTCTACATGGTGCCGGCCTTCACCGGTCTGGGCGCCCCGCACTGGAACCCGGATGCCCGGGGCGCGATCCTGGGGCTGACCCGTGATACCGGCATCGCCGAGATCGTGCGGGCAACCCTGGAGGCCATCGCCTTCCAGACCCGCGACCTGATCGAGGCGATCGGCAACGACCTGGCCGAGCAGGGCCGGCCGCGCCCGGCGTCCCTGCGGGTCGATGGCGGCATGGTGGTGAACGACTGGGCCATGCAGTTCCTGGCCGACATGCTGGGCATTCCCGTGGAACGGCCCAAGGTGACCGAGACCACCGCCCTGGGGGCCGCCTTCCTGGCCGGGTTGGGGGCGGGGATCTATAAATCCACCGACGACCTGGCCCGCACCTGGGCGCTGGACCGCCGTTTCGAGCCGCGCATGAGCGCGCCTGAACGGGCCGACCGCTGGGCTGGCTGGCAGCAGGCGGTGGCGCGGGTGGTGTCGCGGCCCTAG
- a CDS encoding patatin-like phospholipase family protein — protein sequence MEEPSLADSPVIELMRARQAAGSKPGARQDAYRLAVVIEGGGMRGVVAGGMVSALEVLGLLDTIDAVYGTSAGACAGAYLLAGQALDGTRIFYEDINNKAFLRFGRALIGRPVMNTDYLIDNVIGEIRALDAERVIASPIPLVMMATDVATGAAVGLRGFRNRAAVLNSLRASTRLPMVGGRPVPGADGRLLVDGALSAPIPVALAAAEGATHLLVLSTRPDVSGLDGGPSRSWFARLLARRVSPAVAAAYLARPQLYLKLAASLLDAHLPGPGNPHLAVIRPARPLREIGKVERRRVRLLRGASAGWSAIATLFGDETDSPFADLPPLRLRQRMRMGIPLYGRRRQE from the coding sequence GTGGAGGAGCCGTCGCTGGCGGACAGCCCGGTGATCGAACTGATGCGGGCGCGGCAGGCGGCCGGTTCCAAGCCCGGCGCCCGGCAGGATGCCTATCGCCTCGCCGTGGTCATCGAGGGCGGCGGCATGCGGGGCGTGGTCGCCGGCGGCATGGTTTCGGCCCTCGAGGTCCTGGGGCTGCTCGACACCATCGATGCGGTCTACGGCACCTCGGCCGGGGCCTGCGCCGGGGCCTATCTGCTGGCCGGCCAGGCGCTGGACGGCACCCGCATCTTCTACGAGGACATCAACAACAAGGCCTTCCTGCGCTTCGGCCGCGCCCTGATCGGCCGGCCGGTGATGAACACGGATTATCTGATCGACAACGTGATCGGCGAGATCCGCGCGCTCGATGCCGAACGGGTGATCGCCTCGCCGATTCCCCTGGTCATGATGGCGACCGACGTGGCGACCGGCGCCGCCGTCGGCTTGCGGGGGTTTCGCAATCGCGCCGCCGTCCTCAACAGCCTGCGGGCCAGCACCAGGCTGCCCATGGTCGGTGGCCGGCCGGTCCCCGGCGCCGACGGCCGGCTGCTGGTCGATGGCGCCCTGTCGGCCCCGATCCCGGTGGCCCTGGCGGCGGCGGAGGGGGCGACTCACCTCCTGGTGCTGTCGACCCGGCCCGATGTCTCGGGCCTCGATGGCGGGCCCAGCCGGTCCTGGTTCGCGCGCCTGCTGGCCCGCCGCGTCTCGCCGGCGGTGGCCGCCGCCTATCTCGCCCGGCCGCAGCTCTACCTCAAGCTGGCCGCCAGCCTGCTCGACGCGCATCTGCCGGGGCCGGGCAACCCCCATCTCGCCGTGATCCGCCCGGCGCGGCCGCTGCGCGAAATCGGCAAGGTCGAGCGGCGGCGGGTCCGGCTGTTGCGCGGCGCCTCGGCCGGCTGGTCGGCCATTGCGACGCTGTTCGGTGACGAGACGGACTCGCCCTTCGCCGACCTGCCGCCGCTTCGCCTGCGACAGCGGATGCGTATGGGCATTCCGTTGTATGGTCGGCGTCGCCAGGAATAA
- a CDS encoding DUF6362 family protein, producing the protein MVELRLEEAADTLRRLPDAEARFRLGLRSAWPEVVRDAVTAYGADGPKVSLGPPSPGAIDRLEATIDWLRWLSEPQRRIAWALASGISVAKLARLIGCHRNTVANRQAAALRIVADHLNEGAPSLAGLAKDGPGRHP; encoded by the coding sequence ATGGTTGAACTGCGCCTGGAGGAAGCCGCCGACACCCTGCGCCGCCTACCCGATGCCGAGGCACGGTTTCGCCTCGGCCTGCGTTCCGCTTGGCCCGAAGTGGTGCGCGACGCGGTCACCGCCTATGGCGCCGACGGGCCCAAGGTGAGCCTGGGGCCGCCCAGCCCCGGCGCCATCGATCGGCTGGAGGCGACCATCGACTGGCTGCGCTGGCTGAGCGAGCCGCAGCGGCGCATCGCCTGGGCCCTGGCCAGCGGCATTTCGGTGGCCAAGCTCGCGCGCCTGATCGGCTGCCATCGCAACACGGTGGCCAACCGCCAGGCCGCCGCCCTGCGCATCGTCGCGGACCACCTGAATGAGGGGGCGCCGTCTCTCGCGGGCCTTGCCAAGGATGGGCCGGGCCGCCACCCTTGA